GCGGTCACACCAGAACTCACAAACATGGAAAAACCAGCAAAGGTAGTCAACGATACTTGTGTCCTGCTTGTAGACAAACTTTTACTGACGGCTTTGACACCTTGTA
The sequence above is drawn from the Funiculus sociatus GB2-C1 genome and encodes:
- a CDS encoding IS1 family transposase, translated to MQCPLCGHTRTHKHGKTSKGSQRYLCPACRQTFTDGFDTL